From a single Lolium rigidum isolate FL_2022 chromosome 7, APGP_CSIRO_Lrig_0.1, whole genome shotgun sequence genomic region:
- the LOC124671695 gene encoding pentatricopeptide repeat-containing protein At2g16880-like, producing MPCDGWGDVHMPGGWRPSYLRVPVPPMHAREPYRGADIRRRQRYLPPDLLVDPAYAIDSNSWPYRDAVTGPPRRPPPPLLRMDTPPFSSASQAAASEPDSALVASVADALVSASRLPAPPPMPTLLAAYLPRLTASHHPRVLSLAANNPGLASPDPLLAYRSLVSPPSCLPSLLPLLPVLPYRHLFPLLLSFLPLDPLRHLHRHLLGNLPSTPLADAALSAYSRLRLPHLAAQLLHSIRRRGHVRPSLQAANAVLSALARSPSTSPQASLDAFRSLVALRLHPNHYTFNLLLHTHCSKGTLADALATFSTMQGFGLSPDAVTYNTLLHAHCRKGMLGEARALLAWMKKDGIAPTQSTYNTLVSAYARLGWIKQATKVVEAMTANGFEPDLWTYNVLTAGLCQAGKVDEAFKLKHEMERLGTLFPDVVTYNTLADACFKWRRSCDALKLLEEMQDKGVKATLVTHNIVIKGLCKDGDLEEALGCLKKMAEEGLAPDVITYNTLIDAYCKAGNAAKAYALMDEMVGRRLKLDTFTLNTVLYNLCKEKRYEEAQALLQSPAQRGFVPDEVSYGTVMAAYFKEYNPEPALHLWDAMIERKLTPSISTYNTLIKGLCRMGRLKEAIDKLNELMEKGLVPDDTTYNIIIHAYCKEGDLENAFQFHNKMVENSFKPDVVTCNTLMNGLCQQGKLDKALKLFESWVEKGKKVDVITYNTLIQAMCKDGDVDSALQFFSDMEVRELQPDAFTYNVVLSALSEAGRPEEAQNMLDKLADSGKLSQSFSSPLLKPPSLDETESGKDLQSKTEEETGGNPQDSILEAYTKRLNELCTGGQLKEAKAILDEMLQKGMSVDSSTYISLMEGLIKRQKRLTHAAR from the coding sequence CGCCGTCACCGGACCGCCGCGCCGTccgccgcctcccctcctccGCATGGACACCCCGCCGTTCTCCTCCGCCTCGCAGGCGGCCGCCTCCGAACCGGACTCCGCGCTCGTCGCGTCTGTGGCGGATGCGCTCGTATCGGCGTCCCGCctacccgcgccgccgcccatgcCCACCCTACTAGCCGCCTACCTCCCGCGGCTCACCGCCTCCCACCACCCGCGcgtgctctccctcgccgccaacAACCCGGGGCTCGCCTcgccggatccgctcctcgcctaCCGCAGCCTCGTCTCGCCGCCCTCCTGCCTCCCTtccctcctcccgctcctccccgtCCTCCCCTACCGCCACCTCTtcccgctgctcctctccttcctcccGCTCGACCCgctccgccacctccaccgccacctcctcggCAACCTCCCCTCGACTCCGCTCGCCGACGCCGCGCTCTCCGCCTactcccgcctccgcctcccccaCCTCGCCGCCCAGCTCCTCCACTCCATCCGCCGCCGCGGCCACGTCCGCCCCTCCCTCCAGGCAGCAAACGCCGTCCTCTCCGCGCTCGCGCGCAGCCCCTCCACCTCGCCGCAGGCCTCCCTCGACGCCTTCCGCTCCCTCGTCGCGCTCCGCCTCCACCCCAACCACTACACCTTCAACCTCCTCCTGCACACCCACTGCTCCAAGGGCACGCTCGCCGACGCCCTCGCCACTTTCTCCACCATGCAGGGCTTCGGCCTCTCCCCCGACGCCGTCACCTACAACACGCTCCTCCACGCGCACTGCCGGAAGGGCATGCTCGGCGAGGCCAGGGCGCTCCTCGCCTGGATGAAGAAAGACGGGATTGCGCCTACACAGTCGACTTACAATACCCTCGTGTCGGCTTACGCGAGGCTCGGCTGGATCAAGCAGGCCACCAAGGTCGTGGAGGCTATGACAGCCAACGGCTTTGAGCCTGACCTCTGGACCTACAATGTGCTTACCGCTGGGCTATGCCAGGCGGGGAAGGTGGACGAGGCGTTTAAGCTTAAGCATGAGATGGAGCGGCTCGGAACTTTGTTCCCTGACGTAGTGACCTACAATACGCTCGCCGATGCGTGCTTCAAGTGGCGGCGCTCGTGTGATGCACTAAAGCTGCTCGAGGAAATGCAGGACAAGGGGGTGAAGGCGACTTTGGTCACGCATAACATTGTTATTAAGGGCCTTTGCAAGGATGGGGATCTGGAGGAGGCACTGGGGTGTCTGAAGAAGATGGCAGAAGAGGGTTTAGCGCCAGATGTGATCACATACAATACGTTGATTGATGCGTACTGCAAGGCTGGCAATGCTGCCAAAGCATATGCACTGATGGATGAGATGGTAGGGAGGAGACTCAAATTGGACACCTTCACACTTAATACTGTGTTGTACAACCTATGCAAGGAGAAGCGTTATGAAGAAGCTCAAGCGCTGTTGCAGTCTCCAGCGCAAAGGGGTTTTGTGCCTGATGAAGTCAGCTACGGTACAGTGATGGCAGCCTACTTCAAGGAGTATAATCCTGAGCCTGCTCTGCATCTCTGGGATGCGATGATTGAGAGGAAGTTGACGCCAAGCATTTCAACTTACAACACATTGATCAAGGGGCTTTGCAGAATGGGGAGGTTGAAAGAGGCGATTGACAAGCTGAACGAGCTCATGGAGAAGGGGTTGGTGCCAGATGACACCACGTATAATATCATCATCCATGCCTATTGCAAGGAAGGGGACTTGGAGAATGCCTTCCAATTCCACAACAAGATGGTGGAAAATTCCTTTAAACCGGATGTTGTTACCTGCAACACTTTGATGAATGGACTCTGTCAGCAGGGAAAGCTTGACAAAGCATTGAAGCTCTTTGAGTCATGggtagagaaagggaagaaggttGATGTTATCACATATAACACACTAATTCAAGCTATGTGCAAAGATGGGGATGTTGATTCTGCGTTGCAATTTTTTTCTGATATGGAGGTCCGGGAATTGCAGCCCGATGCATTTACTTACAATGTAGTGTTATCTGCACTATCGGAGGCAGGGAGACCAGAAGAAGCACAGAATATGCTGGATAAGTTAGCTGATAGTGGAAAATTGTCTCAAAGCTTTTCTTCTCCCCTCTTGAAGCCTCCTTCTCTGGATGAAACAGAGTCGGGGAAGGATCTCCAGAGTAAAACCGAGGAAGAAACTGGTGGAAATCCACAAGATAGTATTCTGGAGGCCTACACGAAACGCCTAAATGAGCTATGCACCGGTGGGCAATTGAAAGAAGCTAAGGCCATTTTGGATGAGATGTTGCAAAAGGGAATGTCTGTTGACAGTTCAACGTATATATCTTTGATGGAAGGGCTTATCAAGAGACAGAAAAGGCTAACACATGCAGCTCGGTAG